In the Hevea brasiliensis isolate MT/VB/25A 57/8 chromosome 8, ASM3005281v1, whole genome shotgun sequence genome, TCTTGTTAATTTTGCTTATTGAGTTGCTTTTCCCTAGGAAAACAGTATTTGTTCGCATACGTTAAAAAGATATTTTTCCTGATAAAAACACATGCATTAATTcttgtatttaattttttatgaaaaataatttaattttgaggTTTCATTTCATCAATAGAATGGTTAATTCGTTTAAATTAgcgttaatttaaaataattatgtttatcaaattttattttgCTAATAAAAAGCCCTCAATGTAAAGCATACGCATTTGCTTCATTTCTTCATACTAAAGGATGCCATCGATCCTTCCTATGGCTGGAAACAAAAGAGGAGTCCAACTCATGCTTCTATTGCAACTTTGGACGGGGGTGCTAACCATTGCAGTACTTTCTCTGGATGAAGGGGTACTAACTCTGAAACCTCAAGTCCAGCCACCGGTCGATATTCCCAATCCCGACCCGCCGGTCAGAAGAGATGTTTATTATAATGGTAAAATCTTTGATATTACCCACTTGATCTATCCTGGAATGCCAAAATGGGGTGCTCCGGATGGGATGGGCGAAGTGGTAACGGTGACTGAGAGCATGAAAAGTGGTTCAGATTGTTATGTTTCTGAGATGAAGCTTCCTTCCCACACTGGAACACATGTTGATGCACCTTCTCATTTTTTTGAAGAATACTATGAAAAAGGGTATGACACAAGTACTCTTAATCTGAAGACTCTCAATGGTAATTAACAGTTCTTCATCCCCTATTCTCTTTCATTCCTTTCTTGTTTCTATGTTAATGCTTTAACTCAATGCTTTTGAATATACATgcattcaattatatatatatatatatatatatatataagggtaTGACACAAGTACTCTTAATCTGAAGACTCTCAATGGTAATTAACAGTTCTTCATCCCCTTTTCTCTTTCATTCCTTTCTTGTTTCTATGTTAATGCTTTAACtcaatgcttttgaatataaatgcattcaattttttatatatatatatatatatatatatatatatattattttaaaaaattttatttatagaaTCTTACTTTCTTTACTTCTTCCAATGGGCTTTACGTGAAATATTTGCATAATCTCTCAATCTAATGATTATTATGTGTATTTATTTCTTCTGTAATTTTGTTAAACAGGTCCGGCGCTGGTAGTTGATGTTCCTAGGAATAGTAACATTACTGGTACGTTTTAATTTGTTCTTATTTGTTCAATTCCTTTTAATTCAATATTAAGGTATTCTCATATTGATTTTCACACATTATCTAATTCTAAACTAGCTGCTATTTAtacaattattattaattattatttctaaactattaatttcaattaaaatttaaactcaaAACTTCTCAGTCTTAAAGAAAACTCTACTAGCACTAAAGCCTCGAATAATCAAGCTGGGTTGCCCTCAGCTCCTGATTAATTCCTACTGAATTATATTAATTCTGATAAATTATGGTTGTTATCACAGCTGAAGTAATGCAGAACTTGCGAATTCCCCAAGGAATAGGTCGTGTTCTTTTCAGAACTTTAAACACTGATAGGTAAATTCTTATTTATATCTATACTCAAATTTTTAGCCCCATTCAGCTGTTTGGGACCTAAAATATTTAACATAtccagataattttttttttttaattattactattatatgatatttttttattatttttaaatgattGATAAATAATATACATTCACATAGGAAGCCCCCAAACCCAATAATTCTAACTGTGAGATATGGCCTGCTGCTTTACAAAAAGTAACAGTGAATCTAGAATATGGaacaatttatttttcatttttttttaaatgactctTTTTCAGGAAGCTTATGCACCAAAGTGAGTTCCATTCAGACTATGT is a window encoding:
- the LOC110640359 gene encoding cyclase-like protein 2, with translation MPSILPMAGNKRGVQLMLLLQLWTGVLTIAVLSLDEGVLTLKPQVQPPVDIPNPDPPVRRDVYYNGKIFDITHLIYPGMPKWGAPDGMGEVVTVTESMKSGSDCYVSEMKLPSHTGTHVDAPSHFFEEYYEKGYDTSTLNLKTLNGPALVVDVPRNSNITAEVMQNLRIPQGIGRVLFRTLNTDRKLMHQSEFHSDYVGIMKDGAEWIVDNTNIKLVGIDYLSIASYNDAVPTHQALLRSRKIVVVEGLNLDKVTAGIYDLHCLPIRVLGAEGTPTRCILMS